The Hymenobacter oligotrophus genome has a window encoding:
- a CDS encoding carboxypeptidase-like regulatory domain-containing protein, whose product MTSSHFSTAAFGRLLSRVGWLKAGALLVLWLSLGAVAPAQAQYIIRGVVVDKDTQEPLPFVSIGVKNSTKGTASNVSGEFQLNVSQLPQTLVFSEIAHVRDTVRVTSTDQPLKIALATTAITLPEVKVGSYAYQLVDRAYRRMQRNYGQKYYGQAFYRQITRIDNAPTELQEVIWNVKTNPARIEGTAIAQGRFAGKQAAMNFSNFSLYTKSFGLFDPRADSTVSLALFSPNVVKNYHVELVRVLGDDSSGVAEINFETRPEVKKYKAEGTVWIDVDTYQIKRYKFTTPNFTTTLSNPSYKVDNSKLSIDMVFQDSDEPVAPLDHMQVNLTTDLVRPNMPKAAISVESFTFFYDTTQQPANVRYARVSANENDLQAIRSVKYDPEFWANNPVVQRTPVEDEVIQSFEKAGAFGTMVTKPAKPAQRR is encoded by the coding sequence TTGACTTCATCTCATTTTTCTACGGCGGCATTCGGCCGGTTGCTTTCGCGGGTAGGCTGGCTCAAGGCCGGCGCGCTGCTCGTTTTGTGGTTGTCCCTAGGTGCCGTGGCGCCGGCGCAGGCCCAGTACATCATTCGGGGCGTGGTGGTAGATAAGGACACGCAGGAGCCGTTGCCCTTCGTGAGCATTGGCGTGAAGAACTCGACCAAAGGCACGGCCAGCAACGTGAGCGGCGAGTTTCAGCTGAATGTGTCGCAGCTGCCCCAAACGCTGGTGTTCAGCGAAATTGCCCACGTACGCGACACCGTGCGCGTTACTAGCACCGATCAGCCCCTGAAAATAGCGCTTGCCACCACGGCCATTACGCTGCCCGAGGTGAAGGTGGGCAGCTACGCTTACCAGCTCGTTGACCGCGCTTACCGCCGCATGCAGCGCAACTACGGCCAGAAATACTACGGGCAGGCCTTTTACCGCCAAATCACGCGCATCGACAACGCCCCCACCGAGCTGCAGGAAGTTATCTGGAACGTGAAAACTAACCCGGCGCGCATCGAGGGCACGGCCATTGCGCAGGGGCGCTTTGCGGGCAAGCAAGCGGCCATGAACTTCAGCAACTTCTCGCTTTACACCAAGTCGTTTGGCTTGTTCGATCCGCGCGCCGATAGCACCGTCAGCCTGGCCTTGTTTAGCCCCAACGTGGTGAAAAATTACCACGTGGAGCTGGTGCGCGTGCTCGGCGACGACAGCAGCGGCGTGGCCGAAATCAACTTCGAAACCCGCCCCGAGGTAAAGAAATACAAGGCCGAGGGCACCGTGTGGATCGACGTGGATACCTACCAGATAAAGCGTTACAAGTTTACCACGCCCAACTTCACCACCACGCTCAGCAACCCCAGCTACAAAGTGGATAACTCCAAGCTGAGCATTGATATGGTGTTTCAGGACAGCGACGAGCCCGTGGCCCCGCTCGACCACATGCAGGTAAACCTCACCACCGATTTGGTGCGGCCCAACATGCCGAAAGCGGCCATCAGCGTGGAGTCGTTTACGTTTTTCTACGACACCACCCAGCAGCCCGCCAACGTACGCTACGCCCGCGTCAGCGCCAACGAAAACGACCTGCAGGCCATTCGGAGCGTGAAGTACGACCCCGAGTTTTGGGCCAACAACCCGGTGGTGCAGCGCACCCCCGTGGAAGACGAAGTGATTCAGTCGTTCGAGAAGGCCGGCGCATTCGGCACCATGGTTACCAAGCCTGCCAAGCCCGCGCAGCGGCGTTAA
- a CDS encoding flavin reductase family protein, giving the protein MHHLTAADIQAFDKIYRLNLVNSITGYKPANLIGTADGSGAANVAIFSSVVHLGSDPALLGMVTRPTTVPRHTYENIRATGCYTINHVHEGFVAAAHYTSANFGREESEFAACGLTPVYRDGFAAPYVAESHIGIGLRLQQEVPIELNGTVLLIGSVEHVYLAPEVLQPDGSLHLGAVADVCISGLDGYHRVQPLARYAFARAGQGPQRIG; this is encoded by the coding sequence ATGCACCACCTCACCGCCGCCGACATTCAGGCCTTCGATAAGATTTACCGGCTCAACCTCGTCAACAGCATTACGGGCTACAAGCCGGCCAACCTCATCGGCACCGCCGATGGCAGCGGCGCTGCCAACGTGGCCATCTTCAGCTCGGTGGTGCACCTCGGCTCCGACCCCGCGCTGCTGGGCATGGTAACGCGCCCCACCACCGTGCCGCGCCACACCTACGAAAACATCCGGGCCACGGGCTGCTACACCATCAACCACGTGCACGAGGGCTTTGTGGCGGCGGCGCACTACACCTCGGCCAATTTCGGGCGCGAGGAATCGGAGTTTGCGGCCTGCGGCCTCACGCCCGTGTACCGCGACGGTTTTGCCGCGCCCTATGTGGCCGAAAGCCACATCGGCATTGGGCTGCGCCTGCAGCAAGAGGTGCCCATCGAGCTCAACGGCACGGTGCTGCTCATCGGCAGCGTGGAGCACGTGTACCTGGCCCCCGAGGTGCTGCAGCCCGATGGCTCGTTGCACCTAGGCGCCGTGGCCGATGTGTGCATCAGCGGCCTCGATGGCTACCACCGCGTGCAGCCGCTGGCGCGCTACGCTTTTGCGCGCGCCGGGCAGGGGCCGCAGCGCATCGGGTAG
- a CDS encoding tetratricopeptide repeat protein: protein MPQRFSLVWLRFYLVALGGLAALCAQGQQRPDTTKQPAPIRNIQLENVEVAPSAINTKSWLLLDKEIQLELDGAVRNLYNFKFDKAEKQFRSLRRRYPEHPMPYFLLGLSQWWKIVPSNVQTKQFDKVFFAYMDTTISKGETLFKQDKRNYEACFFLSAAYGFAARLNAERANWRKATVYSKEALDYLALSQEANGLSPEFLFGQALFNYYQVWIAEHYPLLRPVMLFFPKGNRDLGLRQLRNVADNGFYTGAEAKFFLMKILYNDENKPEEALPVARSLATMYPDNGYFQRFYALACYNRGEYDECERVSREILEKLNQGMPGYEAISGRYATYFLGWLMEHRYDNSEKAADYFQRCIVFAESTGETEQGFYVLAHRHLARIAADRSDVTTARRYYNVVKDKAPRDSPEYREAREYLKQHKK from the coding sequence ATGCCCCAACGCTTTTCCTTGGTTTGGTTGCGCTTTTACCTGGTGGCCCTAGGTGGTTTGGCGGCGCTGTGTGCCCAGGGACAGCAGCGGCCCGATACCACCAAGCAGCCTGCTCCCATCCGCAACATTCAGCTCGAAAACGTGGAGGTGGCGCCCAGCGCCATCAACACCAAAAGCTGGCTGCTGCTCGATAAGGAGATTCAGCTCGAGCTCGACGGGGCCGTGCGCAACCTCTACAACTTTAAGTTCGATAAGGCCGAAAAGCAATTCCGCTCGTTGCGCCGCCGCTACCCCGAGCACCCCATGCCGTACTTTCTGCTGGGCCTGAGCCAGTGGTGGAAGATTGTGCCCAGCAACGTGCAAACCAAGCAGTTCGACAAGGTCTTTTTCGCCTACATGGACACCACCATCAGCAAAGGCGAAACCTTGTTTAAGCAAGACAAGCGCAATTACGAGGCCTGCTTTTTTCTGTCGGCAGCGTATGGGTTTGCAGCCCGCCTCAACGCCGAGCGTGCCAACTGGCGCAAGGCCACCGTGTACAGCAAAGAGGCCCTCGACTACCTCGCCCTGAGCCAGGAAGCCAACGGCCTGAGCCCCGAGTTTTTGTTTGGGCAGGCCTTGTTCAACTACTACCAGGTGTGGATTGCCGAACACTACCCGCTGCTGCGCCCGGTAATGCTGTTTTTCCCGAAGGGCAACCGCGACCTAGGGCTGCGCCAGCTGCGCAACGTGGCCGATAACGGCTTTTACACCGGCGCCGAGGCCAAGTTCTTTCTAATGAAGATCTTGTACAACGACGAAAACAAGCCCGAGGAGGCGCTGCCCGTGGCCCGCAGTTTGGCCACCATGTATCCCGACAACGGCTACTTCCAGCGCTTTTACGCCCTGGCTTGCTACAACCGCGGCGAGTACGACGAGTGCGAACGAGTAAGCCGCGAAATCCTGGAAAAGCTCAACCAGGGCATGCCTGGCTACGAGGCCATTAGCGGACGCTACGCCACCTACTTTTTGGGCTGGCTGATGGAGCACCGCTACGACAATTCCGAAAAGGCCGCCGACTACTTTCAGCGCTGCATTGTGTTTGCCGAAAGCACCGGCGAAACCGAGCAAGGCTTTTACGTGCTGGCCCACCGCCACCTCGCCCGCATTGCCGCCGACCGCTCCGATGTAACCACCGCCCGCCGCTACTACAACGTGGTAAAGGACAAAGCCCCCCGCGACTCGCCCGAGTACCGCGAAGCCCGCGAGTACCTGAAGCAGCACAAAAAATAG
- a CDS encoding DUF885 domain-containing protein — MNKRTLAASMLAGALLIGCSQQPQKEAQTAGGEQTAAAENTLGSVFDSYWEENSKLFPLEATAQGDNRYNDQLPNDGTVAFRQNLQQFYQKYLTELQQFDREKLSDNDRISYDIFRYDLETKLEGLKLNTWMIPYQQFWGLPLTMGQYGSGEGVQPFKTAEDYDNWLGRVRGFSVWADTAISNFRRGMRAGVVLPRPLVQKMIPQMEAMVVSDPSKSLFYGPINKFPAGVSEADRKRITEAYRAAISNELVPTYRRLGQFLKTEYLPKSRTSTGIAAVPNGPDIYRYYVKYWTTTDKTPDEIYQTGLAEVKRIRTEMERVKTQVGFKGDLNAFFNYMRTDKRFTPYKTPDDVLNAFRGIQAKITPNLPKLFGRTPKTPFEIRQTEAFRAASASAEYNPGNPDGSRPGIFYVPILDAKTFNTTSGMESLFLHEAIPGHHYQTSLQQENDQMPKFRRFAWYGAMGEGWALYTESLGKELGLYTDPYQYMGALGDEIHRAIRLVVDVGMHSKNMTREQAIKYMMDNEAINEQGAVAEIERYMAIPGQALSYKTGSLKIQEMRRKYEQQLGSKFKISDFHDELLKDGVMPLAVLERKMDAWAAKQQ, encoded by the coding sequence ATGAACAAACGTACTCTTGCGGCCAGCATGCTGGCCGGTGCCTTGCTGATAGGCTGTTCTCAGCAACCCCAAAAAGAAGCCCAAACGGCTGGCGGCGAGCAAACTGCTGCCGCCGAAAACACGCTGGGTTCGGTATTCGACAGCTACTGGGAGGAAAACTCCAAGCTGTTCCCGCTGGAAGCTACCGCGCAAGGCGATAACCGCTACAACGACCAGCTGCCTAACGACGGCACCGTGGCCTTTCGGCAAAACCTGCAACAGTTTTACCAGAAGTACCTAACCGAGCTGCAGCAGTTCGACCGCGAAAAGCTTTCCGACAACGACCGCATCAGCTACGATATCTTCCGCTACGACCTCGAAACCAAGCTCGAAGGTCTGAAGCTGAACACCTGGATGATTCCGTACCAGCAGTTCTGGGGCTTGCCGCTCACCATGGGCCAGTACGGCTCGGGCGAGGGCGTGCAGCCTTTCAAAACCGCCGAAGATTACGACAACTGGCTGGGCCGCGTGCGGGGCTTTTCGGTGTGGGCCGATACGGCTATCAGCAACTTCCGGCGCGGCATGCGCGCCGGCGTGGTGTTGCCCCGCCCGCTGGTGCAAAAGATGATTCCGCAGATGGAAGCCATGGTGGTTTCGGACCCCAGCAAGAGCTTGTTCTATGGGCCCATCAACAAGTTTCCGGCGGGTGTTTCGGAGGCCGACCGCAAGCGCATTACCGAGGCCTATCGTGCCGCCATCAGCAACGAGCTGGTGCCCACGTACCGTCGCCTAGGTCAGTTCCTGAAAACGGAGTACCTGCCCAAGAGCCGCACTAGCACCGGCATTGCCGCCGTACCGAACGGGCCCGACATTTACCGCTACTACGTAAAGTACTGGACCACCACCGACAAGACGCCCGACGAGATTTACCAAACCGGCTTGGCCGAGGTAAAGCGCATCCGGACGGAGATGGAGCGCGTGAAAACCCAGGTGGGCTTTAAGGGCGACCTGAACGCGTTCTTCAACTACATGCGCACCGACAAGCGCTTTACGCCCTACAAAACGCCCGACGACGTACTGAACGCCTTCCGCGGTATTCAGGCCAAAATCACCCCGAACCTGCCCAAACTGTTCGGCCGCACGCCCAAAACGCCGTTCGAGATTCGCCAGACCGAGGCCTTCCGGGCCGCGTCGGCTTCGGCCGAGTACAACCCCGGCAACCCCGATGGCTCGCGCCCCGGCATTTTCTACGTGCCCATTCTCGACGCCAAGACCTTTAACACCACTTCGGGCATGGAGTCGCTGTTTCTGCACGAGGCTATACCGGGCCACCACTACCAAACTTCGCTGCAGCAGGAAAACGACCAAATGCCCAAGTTCCGCCGCTTTGCATGGTACGGCGCCATGGGCGAAGGCTGGGCCTTGTACACCGAAAGCCTGGGCAAGGAGCTAGGCCTTTACACCGACCCGTACCAGTACATGGGCGCCCTCGGCGACGAGATTCACCGCGCCATTCGTTTGGTGGTGGACGTGGGCATGCACAGCAAAAACATGACGCGCGAGCAGGCCATCAAGTACATGATGGACAACGAGGCCATCAACGAGCAAGGCGCCGTGGCCGAAATCGAGCGGTACATGGCCATTCCGGGCCAGGCGTTGTCGTACAAAACCGGTTCGCTCAAAATTCAGGAGATGCGCCGCAAGTACGAGCAGCAACTGGGCTCGAAGTTTAAGATCAGCGACTTCCACGACGAACTGTTGAAAGACGGCGTGATGCCGCTGGCCGTGCTGGAGCGCAAGATGGATGCCTGGGCTGCCAAACAGCAGTAG
- a CDS encoding Dph6-related ATP pyrophosphatase gives MTNAVLSWSGGKDSALCLHHALQNPGLRLTHLLTTLNEHYRCVAMHGVRAELLEAQAERIGLPLVPVWLPEMPSMEVYEQRMTDALEHLAAQGVRTTVFGDLHLQDLRAYREQQLARVGWQAEFPIWHKPAAEVMREFIDLGFRAVVVCVNDQHLDQSFCGRELDEHFLRDLPPGVDPCGENGEYHSFVYEAPYFSRPIAVARGEQVHRTYRPAADTENANNDCYRNEPSPFGAGFWYQDLLLAQP, from the coding sequence TTGACAAACGCCGTACTCAGCTGGAGCGGAGGCAAAGACTCGGCCCTGTGCCTGCACCACGCCCTGCAAAACCCCGGCTTGCGCCTTACACACTTGCTCACCACCCTCAACGAGCACTACCGCTGCGTGGCCATGCACGGCGTACGGGCCGAGCTGCTGGAAGCCCAAGCCGAGCGCATAGGCCTGCCGCTGGTGCCCGTGTGGCTGCCCGAAATGCCCAGCATGGAAGTATACGAGCAGCGCATGACCGATGCCCTAGAGCACTTGGCGGCACAGGGCGTGCGCACCACCGTATTCGGCGATTTGCACTTGCAGGATTTGCGCGCCTACCGCGAACAGCAGCTGGCGCGCGTGGGCTGGCAGGCCGAATTTCCGATTTGGCACAAGCCGGCTGCCGAGGTTATGCGCGAGTTCATCGACCTAGGGTTTCGGGCCGTAGTGGTGTGCGTCAACGATCAGCACCTCGACCAAAGCTTTTGCGGGCGCGAGCTCGACGAGCACTTTCTGCGCGACTTGCCGCCTGGTGTTGACCCATGCGGCGAAAACGGCGAGTACCACAGCTTTGTGTACGAGGCGCCCTACTTCAGCCGGCCCATTGCCGTTGCGCGCGGCGAGCAGGTGCACCGCACGTATCGCCCAGCCGCCGACACCGAAAACGCCAACAACGACTGTTACCGCAACGAGCCCAGCCCCTTTGGCGCTGGCTTTTGGTACCAGGATTTGCTGCTGGCGCAGCCCTAG
- a CDS encoding MBL fold metallo-hydrolase, with protein MTNHHLDNLKSRPNRATTPDLQYVAPGVWALRNVFVNLFFVRQEPSSGPWVLVDAGLPGAAGKIRHAAETLFGEASRPEAIIMTHGHFDHAGALKTLAEHWDVPVYAHRLELPYLTGRSSYPPPDPTVGGGAMAVMSVLYPKAPYDLGNRVHELPADGSVPQLPGWRWLHTPGHTPGHVSFFRESDRLLLVGDAFVTVEQESAIAVWEQRQEVHGPPKYFTCDWQAARSSVEMLAQLKPAIAATGHGVAMRGDALQQELEQLAREFDRLAVPAHGRYVSQPARADESGVVSVPPPVLNPRTPLLVGATAAVVGLAAYAILAQRRNGSNKHLKRRKQNRMRHHHLDQPEAYVSGVIDPFAPTDESDYNPYHPI; from the coding sequence ATGACCAATCACCACCTGGATAACCTGAAATCGCGCCCGAACCGCGCCACCACCCCCGATTTGCAATACGTGGCACCGGGCGTATGGGCCCTGCGCAACGTGTTTGTGAATTTGTTTTTCGTGCGCCAAGAGCCTAGCTCGGGCCCGTGGGTGCTGGTGGATGCCGGCTTGCCCGGCGCGGCGGGCAAAATTCGCCACGCGGCCGAAACGCTGTTCGGGGAGGCCTCGCGCCCCGAGGCCATCATCATGACGCACGGCCACTTCGACCACGCCGGCGCCCTCAAAACCTTGGCCGAGCACTGGGATGTACCCGTGTACGCACACCGCCTCGAGTTGCCGTACCTCACGGGGCGCTCCTCTTACCCCCCACCCGACCCCACCGTGGGCGGCGGTGCCATGGCTGTTATGTCGGTGCTATATCCCAAAGCGCCCTACGACCTAGGCAACCGCGTGCACGAGCTGCCCGCCGATGGCTCGGTGCCGCAGCTGCCGGGCTGGCGCTGGCTGCACACGCCCGGCCACACGCCCGGCCACGTGTCGTTTTTCCGCGAATCGGACCGCCTGCTGCTTGTGGGCGACGCGTTCGTGACGGTGGAGCAAGAATCGGCCATTGCCGTGTGGGAGCAGCGCCAGGAGGTGCACGGCCCGCCCAAGTACTTTACCTGCGACTGGCAAGCCGCCCGCAGTTCCGTAGAAATGCTGGCGCAGCTGAAACCGGCCATTGCCGCCACCGGCCACGGCGTGGCCATGCGCGGCGATGCCCTGCAGCAAGAGCTGGAGCAGCTGGCCCGCGAGTTCGACCGCTTGGCTGTGCCAGCGCACGGCCGCTACGTGTCGCAGCCCGCCCGGGCCGACGAATCGGGCGTAGTATCGGTGCCGCCGCCCGTACTTAATCCCCGCACGCCGTTGCTGGTAGGCGCTACGGCCGCTGTGGTTGGGCTAGCGGCCTACGCCATTTTGGCCCAGCGCCGCAACGGCAGCAACAAGCACCTAAAGCGGCGCAAGCAAAACCGCATGCGCCACCACCACCTCGATCAGCCCGAGGCCTATGTCAGCGGCGTAATCGACCCGTTTGCCCCCACCGACGAAAGCGACTACAACCCGTACCACCCGATTTAG
- a CDS encoding HTTM domain-containing protein, translated as MHTSVEQLDRAPGQLPTEEVALSAPPPPSRGNGPGLRLLARVRRLFEVDIRALALMRMAVAAVVLLDLGIRSTDLEAHYTNLGVLPLHVLFERAWNPYEFSIHNMSGLWQVQALLFLAAAGFAVGLLLGWRTRLMTVLSWVMLVSLQNRNPMIAQGGDDLLRMLLFWGIFLPWGRVWSKDAEGQPAPASYTHFSAATVAYVVQIALVYVCTAFLKNAPEWTTEGTAIYYALSLDQVLMPGGRLLYPHFELMRWLTHLTYYTELLLPVLLFIPVGTAFFRTVFVVVLFSFHIGISLTLFVGLFFVINFASLMGLLPAPVLNWLERKLGPATQRCAGYLGGLRQRLPAWQLPLQVQATWRPRARKPGYALLPMLRETVLYVLVGYTIWWNLDGIIAPKYTMSEPLRWFGYQFRTDQHWGMFAPAVFKDDGWYIIEGNAANGRLYDLYRNGRPVSYEKPYSVMALHKNDRWRKYSENYLFVDNSWMRPYYCNYMLRLWHLNPRNPPLKRLDVVYMKEVSLPNYQVSEPKREVLCSCEY; from the coding sequence TTGCACACTTCGGTCGAACAGCTTGACCGGGCGCCAGGGCAACTTCCCACCGAGGAGGTTGCCCTTTCTGCGCCTCCGCCTCCCTCGCGCGGCAACGGGCCCGGCCTGCGGTTGCTGGCCCGGGTGCGCCGGTTGTTCGAGGTAGATATTCGGGCGCTGGCGCTGATGCGCATGGCCGTGGCGGCGGTTGTTCTGCTCGATTTGGGCATCCGCAGCACCGACCTCGAAGCCCACTACACCAACCTGGGGGTCTTGCCCTTGCACGTGCTGTTCGAGCGGGCCTGGAACCCCTACGAGTTTTCCATTCACAACATGAGCGGCCTGTGGCAGGTGCAGGCGCTGCTGTTTTTGGCGGCCGCCGGTTTTGCCGTGGGCTTGCTGCTGGGCTGGCGCACCCGCCTGATGACGGTGCTGTCGTGGGTGATGCTGGTGTCGTTGCAAAACCGCAACCCTATGATTGCGCAAGGCGGCGACGATTTGCTGCGCATGCTGCTGTTTTGGGGCATTTTTTTGCCTTGGGGCCGCGTGTGGAGCAAAGACGCCGAAGGCCAGCCTGCACCCGCGAGCTACACGCACTTTAGTGCCGCCACGGTGGCCTACGTGGTGCAGATTGCCTTGGTGTACGTGTGCACGGCCTTCCTGAAAAACGCGCCCGAATGGACCACCGAAGGCACGGCCATTTACTACGCGCTTAGCCTCGACCAGGTGCTGATGCCCGGCGGCCGCCTGCTGTACCCGCACTTCGAGCTGATGCGCTGGCTGACGCACCTTACCTACTACACCGAGCTGCTGCTGCCCGTGCTGCTGTTTATTCCGGTGGGCACCGCGTTTTTCCGGACGGTGTTCGTGGTGGTGCTGTTCAGCTTCCACATTGGCATCAGCCTTACGCTGTTCGTGGGGTTGTTTTTCGTCATCAACTTCGCCTCCCTCATGGGCCTGCTGCCCGCGCCCGTGCTCAACTGGCTGGAGCGCAAGCTGGGCCCGGCCACGCAGCGTTGCGCAGGCTACCTAGGGGGGCTGCGCCAGCGCTTGCCGGCCTGGCAGCTGCCTTTGCAAGTGCAGGCCACCTGGCGACCTAGGGCCCGCAAGCCCGGCTACGCCTTGCTGCCCATGCTCCGCGAAACCGTGCTGTACGTGCTCGTGGGGTACACCATTTGGTGGAACCTCGACGGCATCATCGCGCCCAAATACACCATGAGCGAGCCGCTGCGCTGGTTTGGCTACCAGTTCCGCACCGATCAGCACTGGGGCATGTTTGCGCCGGCCGTGTTCAAAGACGACGGCTGGTACATCATCGAAGGCAACGCCGCCAACGGCCGCCTGTACGATTTGTACCGCAACGGCCGCCCCGTTAGCTACGAGAAACCGTACTCGGTAATGGCGCTGCACAAAAACGACCGGTGGCGCAAGTATTCCGAGAACTACCTGTTTGTCGACAACTCCTGGATGCGGCCGTACTACTGCAACTACATGCTGCGCCTGTGGCACCTCAACCCGCGCAACCCGCCGCTCAAGCGCCTCGATGTGGTGTACATGAAAGAAGTGTCGTTGCCGAACTACCAGGTATCCGAACCGAAACGCGAGGTGCTGTGCAGCTGCGAATACTAG
- a CDS encoding thiol-disulfide oxidoreductase DCC family protein has protein sequence MTPGSSIILFDGVCNLCHGLVQFIIERDPQARFRFASLQSEAGQRLMPGGANPDPENPDSVVLIENGQAYTHSTAILRIVRHLGGGWRLLGLGMVLPRFLRDAAYRFVARNRYRWFGKQNECWLPTPELKARFL, from the coding sequence ATGACCCCGGGTTCCTCCATCATCCTTTTCGACGGCGTTTGCAACCTGTGCCACGGCTTGGTGCAGTTTATCATCGAGCGCGACCCGCAGGCCCGTTTCCGGTTTGCCTCGCTGCAGTCGGAGGCCGGGCAGCGCCTGATGCCCGGCGGCGCAAACCCCGACCCCGAAAACCCCGACTCGGTGGTGCTGATTGAGAACGGCCAAGCCTACACGCACTCCACGGCCATCTTGCGCATTGTGCGGCACCTAGGCGGCGGTTGGCGGCTGCTGGGCCTGGGCATGGTGTTGCCGCGCTTCTTGCGCGATGCCGCCTACCGCTTTGTGGCGCGCAACCGCTACCGCTGGTTTGGCAAGCAAAACGAATGCTGGCTGCCCACGCCCGAGCTAAAGGCGCGCTTTCTGTAA
- a CDS encoding MarR family winged helix-turn-helix transcriptional regulator, with amino-acid sequence MALPLDPLFTFEGPDVNPGFLLAQATAHWQRRLGEVLHPMGLSPSQFLLLSAVQRLGQQPAPVTQALVAQFAHYDKMTTSKIVRALEEKGLIQRPANEQDARARSLSLTPAGLKTVVRAAWALEEFDQQFFGSGAGSLVKALQSLLPSASQATDEHAASSAA; translated from the coding sequence ATGGCACTTCCGCTCGATCCGCTGTTTACGTTTGAAGGCCCCGATGTGAACCCGGGCTTTTTGCTGGCCCAAGCCACTGCCCACTGGCAGCGCCGCCTGGGCGAGGTGCTGCACCCCATGGGCCTCTCGCCCAGCCAGTTTTTGCTGTTGTCGGCTGTGCAGCGCCTAGGTCAGCAGCCGGCGCCGGTTACGCAGGCCCTCGTTGCGCAGTTTGCGCACTACGACAAAATGACGACCAGCAAAATCGTACGCGCACTGGAGGAAAAAGGCCTGATTCAGCGGCCCGCCAACGAGCAAGATGCCCGCGCCCGCAGCCTTTCGCTTACGCCCGCCGGCCTGAAAACCGTGGTGCGCGCCGCGTGGGCCTTGGAAGAGTTTGACCAGCAGTTTTTCGGGTCCGGAGCCGGCTCGCTGGTGAAAGCGCTGCAAAGCCTGCTGCCCTCGGCCAGCCAAGCCACCGACGAGCACGCGGCTTCGTCGGCGGCTTAA
- a CDS encoding zinc-binding dehydrogenase, with protein sequence MKALVLDGVGQPLQLREVPTPQPQAGEVLVQLQAAALNHRDVWIQKGQYAGLRFPIILGSDGAGTVADLGEGVPESLRGQEVVINPGHNWGDNPRAQGRAFTILGLPHDGTFAEYVCVPARYVHRRPAHLTPNQAAVLPLGGVTAYRALFTRGGLQAGERVLITGIGGGVALLALQLALAAGAEVWVTSGSDDKLERARALGARGGISYRQEGWGTALAKQAGGGFDVIIDSAAGPGTVQLLEAANAGGRIVFYGGTAGVMAQLPPARIFWKQLNLMGSTMGTEADFAGLLRLVDESKLVPLMDEVYPLAEGEKAMRRMDDGQQFGKLVLQIN encoded by the coding sequence ATGAAAGCTCTTGTTCTCGACGGGGTAGGCCAGCCGCTGCAACTGCGCGAAGTGCCCACGCCGCAGCCGCAAGCCGGCGAAGTATTGGTGCAGCTGCAAGCCGCCGCCCTCAACCACCGCGACGTTTGGATCCAGAAAGGCCAGTACGCGGGCCTGCGCTTCCCGATTATTCTGGGTTCCGATGGCGCCGGCACCGTGGCCGATTTAGGCGAGGGCGTACCCGAAAGCCTGCGCGGCCAGGAGGTCGTCATCAACCCCGGCCACAATTGGGGCGACAACCCCCGGGCCCAAGGCCGCGCGTTCACCATCCTGGGCCTCCCGCACGACGGCACCTTTGCCGAGTACGTGTGCGTGCCGGCCCGCTACGTGCACCGCCGCCCGGCGCACCTCACGCCCAACCAGGCCGCCGTGCTGCCCCTGGGCGGCGTTACGGCTTACCGGGCGCTTTTTACCCGCGGCGGGCTGCAAGCCGGCGAGCGGGTGCTGATAACTGGCATTGGGGGCGGCGTGGCTTTGCTGGCCTTGCAACTGGCTTTGGCCGCCGGCGCCGAGGTGTGGGTAACCTCGGGTTCCGACGATAAGCTGGAGCGCGCCCGCGCCCTAGGTGCCCGCGGCGGCATTAGCTACCGGCAGGAGGGCTGGGGCACCGCGCTGGCCAAGCAGGCGGGCGGCGGCTTCGATGTGATTATCGACAGCGCCGCGGGCCCCGGCACGGTGCAGCTGCTCGAAGCGGCCAATGCCGGCGGGCGCATTGTGTTTTACGGCGGCACGGCGGGCGTCATGGCGCAGCTGCCGCCGGCGCGCATCTTCTGGAAGCAGCTGAATTTGATGGGTTCCACCATGGGCACCGAAGCGGATTTTGCCGGCCTGCTCCGCCTCGTGGACGAGAGCAAGCTGGTGCCCCTGATGGACGAGGTGTACCCGCTGGCCGAAGGCGAAAAAGCCATGCGCCGCATGGACGACGGCCAGCAATTCGGTAAGCTGGTGCTGCAGATAAATTAA